In one window of Juglans regia cultivar Chandler chromosome 3, Walnut 2.0, whole genome shotgun sequence DNA:
- the LOC109004320 gene encoding pre-mRNA-splicing factor SYF1 yields the protein MIVGKEMYPSQEDLLYEEEVLRNPFSLKLWWRYLIARSDAPFKKRFVIYERALKALPGSYKLWYAYLRERLDLVRNIPVTHSLFQALNNTFERALVTMHKMPRIWIMYLQTLTDQKLLVRTRHTFDRALCALPVTQHDRIWEPYLVFVSQKGVPIETSLRVYRRYLKYDPTHIEDFIEFLVNSSLWQEAAERLASVLNDDEFYSIKGKTKHRLWLELCDLLTRHATEVSGLNVDAIIRGGIRKFTDEVGRLWTSLAEYYIRRNLHEKARDIFEEGIMTVVTVRDFSVIFDSYSQFEESMLAHKMEGVSSSDEEEEGEEENDVDDDEDVRLDLNLSVAKLEKKILNGFWLHDAKDIDLRIARLEDLINRRPELANSVLLRQNPHNVEQWHRRVKLFEGNPTKQILTYTEAVRTVDPNKAVGKPHTLWVNFARLYENHKDIANARVIFDKAVQVNYKTVDHLATLYCEWAEMELRHKNFKGALDLMRRATAEPSVEVKRRVAADGSEPVQIKLYKSLRLWTFYVDLEESLGTLESTRSVYERILDLRIATPQIILNYAFLLEEHKYFEDAFKVYERGVKIFKYPHVKDIWVTYLSKFVKRYGKTKLERARELFEHAVETAPADAVKPLYLQYAKLEEDYGLAKRAMKVYDQATKAVPNNEKLSMYEIYIARAAEIFGVPKTREIYEQAIESGLPDKDVKAMCLKYADLEKSLGEIDRSRGIFVFASQFADPRSDGDFWNKWHEFEVQHGNEDTFREMLRIKRSVSASYSQTHFILPEYMMQKDQRLNLDDARDKLKQAGVAEDEMAALERQLAPAASNAKDSSRKVGFVSAGVESESDGGIKASANHEDIELPEGSDSEEDEKVEIAQKDVPSAVFGGLVHKRDEAEKDGEEQNKDKDGDSRLGALERIKRQKRA from the exons ATGATTGTCGGTAAGGAGATGTATCCCTCGCAGGAGGACTTGCTCTACGAAGAGGAGGTTCTCCGCAACCCATTCAGCCTTAAGCTCTGGTGGCGCTACCTCATCGCGCGTTCCGATGCCCCCTTCAAGAAGCGATTCGTCATCTACGAACGAGCCCTCAAGGCTCTTCCTGGTAGCTACAAGCTCTGGTACGCCTATCTTCGCGAACGTCTCGACCTCGTTCGTAACATCCCAgtcactcactctctcttccAAGCCCTAAACAACACTTTCGAACGCGCCCTTGTCACTATGCACAAAATGCCCCGCATTTGGATTATGTACCTTCAAACCCTCACCGACCAGAAATTGCTCGTCCGGACTCGCCACACCTTCGACAGAGCACTCTGCGCCCTCCCGGTTACCCAGCACGACCGCATTTGGGAACCCTACCTCGTGTTCGTCAGCCAAAAGGGTGTCCCTATAGAGACCTCTCTTAGGGTTTATCGCAGGTACTTGAAATACGACCCTACTCATATTGAAGATTTCATTGAATTTTTGGTTAATTCGAGTCTTTGGCAAGAGGCAGCGGAGCGGTTAGCTTCAGTTTTGAACGACGATGAGTTTTATTCTATTAAGGGAAAGACCAAACATAGGCTGTGGTTGGAGTTGTGTGATTTGCTTACCAGGCATGCCACTGAAGTCTCTGGATTGAATGTGGATGCCATAATTAGGGGTGGGATTAGGAAGTTCACCGATGAGGTTGGGCGGTTGTGGACCTCGCTTGCTGAGTATTATATTAGGAGGAATTTGCACGAAAAGGCTAGGGATATATTTGAGGAGGGTATCATGACCGTGGTTACTGTGAGGGATTTTAGTGTGATTTTCGATTCGTACTCGCAGTTTGAAGAGAGTATGCTTGCTCATAAGATGGAAGGTGTGAGTTCAagtgatgaggaggaggagggtgaagaagaaaatgatgttgatgatgatgaagatgttcgGTTGGATTTGAACTTATCAGTGGCCAAACTTGAGAAGAAGATACTTAATGGGTTCTGGTTACATGATGCCAAGGATATAGATTTAAGGATTGCCCGATTAGAGGATCTCATTAATAGACGACCCGAATTGGCTAATAGTGTTCTGTTACGCCAAAATCCTCATAATGTGGAACAGTGGCACCGAAGGGTGAAGCTGTTTGAGGGTAATCCCACGAAGCAAATATTGACTTACACTGAGGCAGTGAGGACGGTTGACCCTAATAAAGCCGTGGGAAAGCCTCATACGTTGTGGGTTAATTTTGCCCGACTGTATGAGAACCACAAAGATATTGCCAATGCCAGAGTTATATTTGACAAGGCTGTGCAAGTGAACTACAAGACCGTAGATCATTTGGCTACTTTGTACTGTGAATGGGCTGAAATGGAACTGAGGCATAAGAATTTCAAAGGAGCACTTGACTTGATGAGGCGGGCTACAGCAGAGCCCTCAGTAGAGGTTAAACGAAGAG TGGCTGCTGATGGTTCTGAACCAGTTCAGATAAAGCTCTACAAGTCCTTGAGACTTTGGACCTTCTACGTTGATTTGGAAGAGAGCTTGGGTACCTTGGAATCTACCCGATCAGTGTACGAGCGGATACTGGATCTAAGAATAGCCACACCACAAATTATTCTCAACTATGCATTTCTGCTGGAA GAGCATAAATACTTTGAAGATGCATTCAAGGTATATGAAAGAGGTGTGAAGATTTTCAAGTATCCACATGTTAAAGACATATGGGTTACATATCTATCAAAATTTGTGAAGAGATATGGAAAGACAAAACTGGAGCGGGCAAGAGAGTTGTTTGAGCATGCTGTTGAAACA GCCCCTGCTGATGCAGTAAAACCTTTGTATCTTCAATATGCAAAGCTGGAGGAGGATTATGGTCTGGCAAAGCGAGCAATGAAAGTCTATGATCAAGCAACTAAAGCTGTTCCAAACAATGAGAAATTGAGCATGTATGAAATTTACATTGCTCGAGCAGCAGAGATCTTTGGTGTTCCAAAAACAAGGGAAATATATGAGCAGGCAATAGAGTCTGGTCTCCCAGACAAAGATGTGAAGGCCATGTGCTTGAAGTATGCAGACCTTGAAAAGAGCTTGGGTGAAATTGATCGTTCTCGTGGAATATTTGTATTTGCTTCCCAATTTGCAGATCCGCGTTCTGATGGGGATTTCTGGAATAAATGGCATGAGTTTGAGGTGCAGCATGGAAATGAAGATACCTTCAGGGAAATGCTTCGCATTAAAAGGAGTGTTTCTGCGAGCTATAGTCAG ACGCATTTTATATTGCCCGAGTATATGATGCAAAAGGATCAGAGGTTGAACCTTGATGATGCAAGAGACAAGTTGAAACAAGCAGGGGTCGCTGAAGATGAAATGGCTGCTCTCGAAAGGCAGTTGGCTCCTGCAGCCAGCAATGCTAAAGACAGCAGCAGAAAAGTGGGCTTTGTGAGTGCTGGTGTTGAATCAGAGTCTGATGGTGGCATAAAAGCTTCTGCAAATCATGAAGATATAGAACTGCCAGAAGGAAGTGATTCAGAAGAGGATGAAAAGGTTGAAATTGCGCAGAAAGATGTTCCATCAGCAGTTTTTGGAGGTTTAGTTCATAAGAGAGATGAGGCTGAGAAAGATGGGGAAGAGCAGAACAAAGATAAGGATGGTGACAGCCGCCTAGGTGCTCTTGAGAGAATAAAGAGGCAAAAGCGAGCGTGA